The window atgcttgatggaaaaaaaaggatgtgTTTGCAAGCTAACATACCAGTTTTCTGAAGTATTGCTCCTCATGTGCTGCCTCCATCTTGCCGAAAGCGCCACCAGCATCACGGATTGAACCTCCAGTACCGCCACCCTAATTGAGAGGCATACACAGAGTGATGTAATTTACAGATATGAGAGAATGATGCAGTCCAATCAGAAAGCCTTCttgataattttcttttgtagtGACAATTTAGCTGAAGATCAGTAAACTAATTTATGCATGGCCATGAAGTATTAAGTATAAGTGTGTGCACTCTGATAACAAGAGCATTACTCTTGTTATCATGAAGAAATGTTTCCAATGTCCATGGCTTTGTTGTATGTTATAAATCACTTTTAAATCATGATTACAACAaataacagtagtagtagtagtagtagtagtagtagtagtagtttatTCTTTATTAAAAATCACACCCGTCACACGGACGGCCGGCCTAAAAAGGCCTATGAGTGATACATATACATCAAACATTAtaagtaatacaaaatatataaatgtatcaTGTAAGACATACATgaacattaataataataataataataataataataataataataataataataataataataataataataataataataataataataatgataatgataatgataatgataatgataataataataataataataataataatgataataataataacaataatattaatgataataataataattataataataatacaccCTATTTTCACTGCTCCTTTCAACAGTTCACTGTCCTATCAGATCTTAATCTCCAAAATGTAAGTACATTTGGTTGAACATACGGCCTATTGAACATGAACACAAACTACCAGTATAAAGCTCTAGAGTTGGACATGCTGTAGTTTGCTCTGACATCACAGACTGCAAAGAACTCAAAATGACGGTTTGTAAATATTTTGGAGGAAGCTTCTGGAAGCtcttgatgaaaaataaaaagatagtAAAAATGATATCAGGACGGCTTTACCTGTCCAGATCCAGATCCATATTCTCCAGGGTACATCCTTACTTGGctgaaatcaaagaaaaagtACAAAGAGGGGTAACAAACAATAAGATCCTGTCTTAATGCAAAACTTCAGTTTTCTTGTGGCATTGACTATTTCAAGATTTGTCACATAATATtagatggctaacttcagtctacGCTGCGATCGCTCAAGGAAGAGTGAGTTATTTAGAGTGACAGCATCAAAGCTAACATCAATACTGATGCTTCCCGATAACCGATTTGCTTCAAATTTAATTGAGCGTTTGAAAATGAGGTATTGAGTGTATATCGTGACTTTGGTGCAATTTGGGTTGGCAGCATTTGAGATATCAACATGGATAGATATAGCAGTacactaatattgctacatcaATTCAGCACTAGAGGTCTagggtacatgtatatagagaACTTGATATGAGGAAGTCTtacctcccttccccccccccccccatttttttacaCACTATTACACACTATTGCATCATTTCACATACTGGCACTGCCATTCAATATCAGGAAAACCCCTTAGTCACCTcagaaaatcattaaaaatcctaaattttgcaatttaaaaaaaaaaaatcaaaattggcATCACTTTTCCAAAGCATGTGAGAATTCAGTGCAAAGTTATGAAGAATCAGGGTCGGCGAAAATTTAAAAAGCTCAAAATTGAGACATATGTCATTCTGTTACAAGACTTTTCGCTTATCGCAGGCTCAGTGTGAACTGTGATGGTATTCGCAATTCGTGCAAAGATGCAGTCATTGAATGTAATTACACTACtggggttgaatgcaagtgccgactTGCCAGAATTACGCAGCTACGCAGAATTTGATCACCAACGGGCGCCGCAACATCCCCGATGCAACCTAGTTCCAACAAGGCATGGCGTGGTGCATTTTTCAGcggccttgaacacgcattgacatTTAAACGAGCATAGACCCTATCGCTTGACCTGATTCTGGCCAGGCTGGACGGTTTCTGGTTGGTTATCTTATCAACAATGATCAATAGCAATTAAATATTTGGATTTTCTGATATTCAATGatgtatttcacaaaataaaaattgagattaaaaaaaagttaaagaagtTTGATATAGGATGGTCTACGGTACAGTCTGTATTtgacatagggcctacataatatgATTTTGTATTGGCTTTCAATGTTTGttgaaaaaatattgccaaaaaaaaaaaagcttttgagTGGCCAAAAAACTGGCAGGTTTACTCTAATCTTTATAGTATCTGTCTCTTGTGAGAGGGGCCAGCTGAATAACTGAACTGCATTGTATTGGTGATCGGTGATGCTACCAACTGTTGGTGTAGAGTGTAGGATCTAACGTTACAGTTCACAAGAGAGACCACGGTCACAGAACAGAAGGGGAACGAGAGGCAGATTTATCGGTCTTAAAactaaacatgctaaaagtcTTATACTACAATGTGTAGGTCTATTCGACATGTTTGTGGCATTGTGCACACAGCATTGGTGGCACTGTGCACTGTACAGTACTATACATTATAGGTCAGCTGCTGCTGCGCAATTATGAATTACTAATGATTTACTAATGATTTACTAGGCCTACAACTCGGCCAGCTCGGCTACCCCTCTCGTCTCAGCTCAGTATACACAACTTCAACAAGTTCAGCACACACGTTATGTAATGTGTGGGACTGTACAGACGCTGCCAAATACACAGCTTCGCAACATCACGAAACAACAGCAAGACGCTTACTTCGGTTTACACGTCATAATATGGTTCTGTACATTTTTAGCAAAATTATAGAAATTACTCTTACCTCGCAGCCAGCACCGGTCGCCAAATTTTCAGAAGAGACGTGCGTGCAAGGGCCATGCTGTAATATGAGACTAGATGATTTTCTGGAAAATACTAGGTCAAGTACGTACCTACCGGTACGTGCAATGGATTATTAGTAAATGAAGCTAGAGATGGCGCTGTTTAAAGGTACTCAACTGGACAggtaccaaagagatttttctcctctctagAATGAGCGAGGGGGTTGGGCCGGAGTTTCGAGGGGACAGTATGGTTAGTGGACCTGTCTCTTGTTGGGTGTTTACCTGTACCACAGAACTTAAGTATAGAGGCGGCCCTATTGTTTTGAGTTCTTTGAGTGTTACACGCTGGGCctgggcattttttttctcccccacctttttttttttttttttttctgggggggggggggggataaatcAAGGAAACACACAAGCACGCGTGTGCACTCTATAAGCttacaaagaaaattaaaaagaacTAATTAGTGTTGTACTATGCCATTATATTGCTAACTGCCATAGTGATGCAAGAAGCAACCTTACAATGACTTGTCAAAGCACAAAATACTCCTTTGGAGATATGAATAGAATATTATATGCTTGTTATATTTACATTTACTTCGTTCAGTTCTAAGATATATTGATTAACATTTTAGACAGCAGCTAAATGTAAATTCCAAGG of the Diadema setosum chromosome 16, eeDiaSeto1, whole genome shotgun sequence genome contains:
- the LOC140239565 gene encoding ATPase inhibitor mai-2, mitochondrial-like; protein product: MALARTSLLKIWRPVLAASQVRMYPGEYGSGSGQGGGTGGSIRDAGGAFGKMEAAHEEQYFRKLQAEQLKALKKHHDEEIEAHEREIRRHEESIHRLKKRVSEIDQKKKDGSDSD